Below is a genomic region from Syngnathoides biaculeatus isolate LvHL_M chromosome 5, ASM1980259v1, whole genome shotgun sequence.
TTCATCTACTTTTAACATCCATCCCTCCGTTTTCTATCGTGCTTGTCTTCAGTCGGGTCCTCGGTGAGTTGGAACCCGGATTCGAATGGTTCAGAAATCAGacaattgttatttatttaactcttgtcactgtgtttttttttaaattgagttttatgggcggcatggtgatcagctggaaagcgttggtctcacagttctgaggacccgggttcaaacccagccccgcctgtgtggattttgcatgttctccccgtgcctgcgtgggttttctccgggcactccggtttcctcccacgtcccaaaaacatgcaacattatttggacactctaaattgcttctaggtttgatcgtgagtgcgactattgtctgtctccgtgtgccctgcggttggctggcaaccagtccagggtgtacctcgcctcctggccgttgacagctgggataggctccagcactcctgtgaccctcgtgaaggtaagcggataagaaaacggatggatggatgttttatgtcACACTCAagaggtaagcagagctgcagtgttaTCTTACAAAATGACCAGCATTAGctttgaataataataacaataacctCTGAAGTTGGCAAGGCAGACTATTCATGTGGCAATGCATTCATTCGCTGTATGCACCCCATGCGCGGATCTGCACACTGACTAAATTTAATTGTACGTTGTCCTTACTTTTCTTTCCGGACTACTCTGTTTGGGAAGAGGTAGCAACTGGCCCTGCGCTACACCCAAGCTCCGGCCCCTTGTCGCCGCggcaattagattttttttttttttttttaaaacgcatGACGTCCATAAGTGTTCCAAACGGATGTTAAGTGTAGTGTAATTCTTCTGACTAGTCTCTCTTGACCAAACAAGATCAAAGCGCTTTTATTCAAAGTCCTGGGAACTTGAAAATTGTAAACAAATATGCATATCACTctaaaatttaattaattaaaaaccaCTGCAGAAACACTGTGGTGCTTAAATTTGTGGTGAGTCTGGATACCAAGTCAGCATTTAACTCCTACGGCAGCTGAAACTGTaaaccatctatccattcattttcttagccgcttatcctcacaagggtcaaggggagcacttggagcctatcccagctgtcaacggacaggaggcggggtgcaccctgaactggttgctagccaatcgcaggggacattgagacagACTTTCACCATAccggcaaacgtgcagaccgctcgataacatatgtgTACGTAtgtacacctaagggcaattttagagtgtccaattaatgttgcatgttttttgagatgtgggaggaagccggagtgcccggaggaaacccacgcaggcacgcagagaacatgcaaaaaccaCACATgcatggccgggattgaacccgggacctcagaactgtgacgccaacgctttccagctgagccaccgtgcaaCCAACTGTAAACTATGCTATTACCAGTATGCCTGATATTAATCTGTTAGACATCACTCCAATCATTTAAAGCACCGGGTGTGTGGGGGGCCTATTGTGGTCGGTCgcatttcaaaactaaaatccATATTTCCATCCAACGTGCTTTTGTTGTATACTTTGCGCTTACCTGGTGATATGCGACTGTCCCTGCTCCTGCAGGTAAATCTTACTGTAGAAAGACAGCAGCAGGGATCTGCTCTGTAGCGTCAGGTGCCTCTGCTGGTAGTACGAGTACACCGCCGCCAGCAGATCTTCTGTCACTGCTGCAACACATCATACGGACATCACTACTATTAGATTTCAATTGGGTCACACATTGCTCAATGGATTCTATTTATAATTCATCAAAAAggcatacagtatttaaattacatttactcCGATAGGAACAACTGTTTTATGTCGATTTTCTGTTATCGGCCCCTCCGTTAATAAGTTGAACAGAAAGAGTAATATACAAATTCAGcgatacattttctttaaattgaaGGCTACGTGTAAATCTAAGCATGCAACCTTGTGTGTTAATCGCCACACGAagtcccccccaaccccctagCGACATTCCCCGCTTTCTGAACGCtcacttttgcttttttgtgtcAGCACCATCTTCCACACGGTCCCGAGCAGCATGTGAAGCTGCCTGTAGCTGAGCTTCACTTCCCCGCCGAGCGTGTCACGCACGAACGTCCTGAGGGGCGTCAGCCAGTCTCCGTCCGCCTCTCGGCCGGCCCGCTGCCGCTGGCtcagcgacaccatcgcctgGCAGAGCGCGATGTTCAGCGCCAGAGGGTCCACCGTCACGTCGGGGACGGCCGCGGCCTGCTTGCTCCTGCGGGAGAGACAGTGAGGCCGAGCGAATACAACACGTGCACTTGTGATTTATTTAGCCCTTAATTACATATTAATAAACATACTGCGTGCGTACAGCTAGGTCCAGAGGTATTTGCAAAATAGCCGTTTTATGATTTGGGCTTTCTACACCGCTGCAATGGATTTCAAGTCATAATCTGCATTTTTAAGAGATTCCACAAGTGTTTCCTCTATTTCCAGTTGTTTCTAAATTATTATGACCATTGATGGAATGTAACTATAACCATCGGATTCCTAATACAaactgtgataaaaaaaaaatttgtataaAATGCGAAACATTTAACCAGAACAATCCAagttgcaaaaataaacaagaaaataaGACTTACCTTTTGTTATTAACTTTCTTTTTATGTTTGGGTGTGTCATGAAGACTGTACGGGAAGTTTTTCATGAAGTACTGCTTGAAATCTCCTAAATATTCTTTGCGGAACCACGCATCCtagaaaacaaatacatgcatTCAGTGCATGACTTTTTTAGTTATGTAGTACATTCAAAATCGCCATCGTCTTTAAAACGCATGTAGAAAAAAGAATTAAAGAATTTTACATGCATAATATGGGAATATTTTTGAGTACGGCAGAGGTTAAATAAGAGTATGTGAAAGATTTATAAGCATTGGACTGGGGAGATTTATACAGCTTTCAAATATGTACTAATATAATTAAATGGATAAACAAGGCCACCACGTCACAGATTCGGAGcctaactccccccccccccaccaccaccacccacccacccacacacacccacacggaCGAGGAATCACTGTACTTGTGCTTTCTCTAATCTCACCAGCGCATCTTGATGCTCCTGCCGCGGTGCCAGCTTTCGCAGAAGCTGCAGTATAGACAAGACTTGGAACATGACGGACATGGCCTCCGGCCTCAGCAGGTGTCCGCTCTCGGAACCGCTCCAGGGGGAGTCGCTGGTGTTGGCCTCCACCCACACCTCCAGCAAAAGCGGGACCAGGGTGGACGCAAAGCTCTGGACGGCCTCCGCCGAGTCCAGACTGTCGCATACTTCGCCTGGGTGATCGGAATCCGGTCTGTGGAAACGACGACAACACACAGCGCACATATGGTAGGGCCTGATatagattggatggatggatggatacataaaaagatagatagatagatagatagatagatagatagatagatagatagatagatagatagatagatagatagatagatagatagatagatagatagatagatagatagatagatagatagatagatagatagatagatagatgaaaggatacagaaaaagagagagatagagatagatgAGTGGACAGATCGATCGATAGATAGACGGAGAGACAGACTTGGgagggtgggtgggtggatagatagatagattgatcgACAGACAGGTGGATCGACCGACAGACGGGTGGATCGATCAATCGACAGACAGACGGGTGGATCGATTGCTAGACGGATCTatcgacagacagacagactctcactcactcactcactcactcactcactcactcactcacactttCAGATGTCCCATAGAAAAGCAAATGATGAAGAGGAAATTCCAATTTCAGTATGAAAGTGACCACAAGCACATAAATTCAAATTAACGTCCTTCATCCATGCGCTTGGAACGTGCAAGAACAACATGCAAAGCTAAGAATACAAGAAGTAATCTAGTGGGCACCCATTTACAAAACACGAAAAAGAAGTCAGTTTTGAAATTTCCTCgtacaccagaaaaaaaaaaaaaaaaaagataagagcGGTGCTATCATACCGGAGTTTAAATGTCGAATGTGGACTCGGTTTGCTCCCGGAGTGCTCGTACACCTTGATTCCAATCTTGCCGTTCTCGAGCTTTCCCCAGGTGACGTTCACAGGCGTAATCCTGCTCTCGCCACTCGAACCAAACGCTCCGTCGGATGGGACAGACATGTCACCTTCCTCCACCGGCCTTTCCTCGACTACTGCCTGAAGAAAGCGCCCCAGTCTGAAACAAAAAGGACGTCGATTgattatgaactagttttggaatcagcaatcaagggcaatgtgtttatcaactattcacgtttggtaacacaagaaTGGTTGtgatatctcaactttatcactgacgatatatgacaatttgaaatttgggtccagatttttacacgaatcatggaaattgacactctagaattggcttcgcgggccatgtaaaatcacgtggtgggccagatctggcccccgggccttgactttgacacctatgacctaaaaggttcccgaccccgaccttaaaggaaaaaaaaagaaagcttcaACATTCACCACGTTGACATGATTAGAGAAATAAGCTCAGATGCCACCAAATAACATTAGCAGCAAAGTATAAATCAAAATCATAGCGTTTTGATTTGCCTcacctgttaattttttttttttttaaagtcttctACGTTTGATTTCAGATCATGGgaccaaaaacaaaagtattgcaTTGTGTTTTGACATTGAGGAGTACCTGAGGAGCACAGAGAGACGCCACTGCTGGCTGGTCACGGTCCTGTTGAGGTGGACCGAGAGCGCCCACGTCCGTCCCTTGGCCTCCTGGTCCTTTTTAGCGCCTCCGTCGCTCTGCCTGTGAGAGATCAACTCCAGGAAGTTGGTGAGGAGCACGGCGGGCCGCGCGGCCAGCAGGGCCGGGTAGTGTTCCAGCAGTACGTCCAGAATCTTCATGGCATCTTCTTGGATGCTCAACTCAATGTGAGTCATGGCGCAACAAAGGTGGGCGctgaggagggggaaaaagggaGCGACCCGTTCCGCGGGCACGGACTGGGCAATGTACCTGCGGATCGGTTCACCCCACCGTTAGCGGAGAACGGGACAAACGGCGCCGTGATATTTTCCGCTCAGCTCACCTGAGCAGTCGCGTGGCCGCCAGCCGAACGTTGGCGTCCTTGTCTGTGAACACGGCCGCCACCTCGGAGAGCAAACGTGACAAATGCTGCTCTAGCAGCGAAGGATTCATAGCCAGGAGCTCCCTCAAACCCAACAGGGCGCCGTGTTTCACGCTGCCATTGTAATGGTGGAGCTGGGACAACAGGTCCTGGTTTAAAAGGGGGAGATAAATGCACACAAAACGCTGTCAAATAAAAAGGATGCACTGCTGATTGTTTACACCTGAAAAAATGAACACTTACATTGATGCCCAGCTGCCTATTGGTGGTGGGACCACTGACGTCTGTCTTCAGCTGGTCAGGGAGATAAATCCCCTTTGAGCGGAAGCTCGCGTCGGTGGCGTTGTCTGCTCTCGGCTTCTTCTTTCCCACTTTTAACTTCACCTTTTGGAAGTCATCttgcctcttcctcttcttggcTTTCATTTTCAGCGACCCGAAAGGAAGCCTTCGAACTGGATCGAAAGGCACACGCAGAGGATGGGAACACGTTTATATGATAATACGCATTGCAAAAATGCGAAAACTATGTTGAAATCAGATGATGAAAAGGACTCATTTCTTTTAGCCATGGAGCACCATCTGCTGCGCACGACCATTTGCAAGCTAACAGCATTAGCATCAGTCTCAATGTTTACTAA
It encodes:
- the tex10 gene encoding testis-expressed protein 10 homolog; protein product: MKAKKRKRQDDFQKVKLKVGKKKPRADNATDASFRSKGIYLPDQLKTDVSGPTTNRQLGINDLLSQLHHYNGSVKHGALLGLRELLAMNPSLLEQHLSRLLSEVAAVFTDKDANVRLAATRLLRYIAQSVPAERVAPFFPLLSAHLCCAMTHIELSIQEDAMKILDVLLEHYPALLAARPAVLLTNFLELISHRQSDGGAKKDQEAKGRTWALSVHLNRTVTSQQWRLSVLLRLGRFLQAVVEERPVEEGDMSVPSDGAFGSSGESRITPVNVTWGKLENGKIGIKVYEHSGSKPSPHSTFKLRPDSDHPGEVCDSLDSAEAVQSFASTLVPLLLEVWVEANTSDSPWSGSESGHLLRPEAMSVMFQVLSILQLLRKLAPRQEHQDALDAWFRKEYLGDFKQYFMKNFPYSLHDTPKHKKKVNNKRSKQAAAVPDVTVDPLALNIALCQAMVSLSQRQRAGREADGDWLTPLRTFVRDTLGGEVKLSYRQLHMLLGTVWKMVLTQKSKTVTEDLLAAVYSYYQQRHLTLQSRSLLLSFYSKIYLQEQGQSHITRSKVLSRWLAFLPVQLSQLGHRNPALSALLIQSIQAAASRGNKDLLSSLQTHACKIYDPDEGVAVLLPSECQQQMVQLLYFLPKMSRALLANLSFCCSTGRISAGLAASLVRIIHLRSSLSGWSVGSQEAAVQDVDYISFLFSTLTGFSCDQLASLQEDGDARALPPSPLSPLKLHRTPLDHFAHHWDVVEEVCQRLETLGARAQCFDIFQNGIFEYMTKLRVVPDSMAAGLLSAVSRLTDPSLLPLEPVLRLLSRCCLSLLTALVTQQQEAAPARDQHKREAIWGACVAALSTVPRLLRMLLQLRVADLSQAELPQLGQMLSMLMQHTPLHNQLMANAGLLQELIQHLTRYSRSATREQWLTDLLYCYSVTVAHGTSSHRGNVRDVY